The proteins below are encoded in one region of Neofelis nebulosa isolate mNeoNeb1 chromosome 17, mNeoNeb1.pri, whole genome shotgun sequence:
- the PPP1R15A gene encoding protein phosphatase 1 regulatory subunit 15A isoform X2, protein MAPGQAPHQSAPWRGTHPFFLLSPLMGLLSRAWSHLRGPGPPEPWLLEPGARADQGEAGLEGAAQTFVGIHCAPEDRHFRGETGDDGAVEDAGDAFGGACHDLKASSSLLEAWGLSDDDDDDDDDDGGEQTTSVPQEQASEFVGGQPAPLSPPLPVRALQDPPGEEKSEEGGAAESEVATVFSFPPSPWECCPGEEEEEGGAVKKEAATAPAFPLSPGSKPKARGYCAGEEEGQATEEKRTENKEATKSSIFPSSSGFHARTWERGSGEESEEEEDEFSDSGAAEEGGEAEGPSSIPSTNAFVRAWVYRPGEDTEEDEEEDEFSDSGAAEEGGEAEGPSSIPSTNAFVSAWVYRPGEDTEEEEEDEFSDSGAAEEGGEAEGPSSIPSTNAFVRAWVYRPGEDTEEDEEEDEFSDSGAAEEGGEAEGPSSIPSTNAFVSAWVYRPGEDTEDEEEDEFSDSGAAEEGGEAEGPSSIPSTNAFVRAWVYRPGEDTEEDEEEDEFSDSGAAEEGGEAEGPSSIPSTNAFVRAWVYRPGEDTEEDEEEDEFSDSGAAEEEGEAEGPSSIPSTNTFIRGWVYRPGEDTEEEDENEEEDDSEATDSALSPSLQAQSALLRGWMYRLGEDTEGREVAKQQGEAEPRPFRVAIYLPGERPPPPWAPPRLPVRLQRRLKSTETPTRRPDPEPPVKARKVRFSEKVSVHLLAVWAGPARAARRGPWEQLARDRSRFARRIAQAQEQLGPCLTPAARARAWARFGNSPPPLATTPAPTQILPLSSAQATALSLVTASPFAPLSLSPGLDLSGRRG, encoded by the exons ATGGCCCCAGGCCAAGCGCCCCATCAGTCTGCCCCCTGGAGGGGTACCCACCCCTTTTTCCTCCTGTCCCCGCTGATGGGCCTTCTCAGCAGGGCCTGGAGCCACCTGAGGGGCCCAGGACCTCCAGAACCCTGGCTGTTGGAACCAGGAGCCAGAGCCGATCAAGGAGAAGCTGGTCTGGAGGGAGCAGCTCAGACTTTTGTGGGCATCCACTGTGCCCCGGAGGACAGGCACTTTCGAGGGGAGACTGGAGACGATGGAGCAGTTGAGGACGCTGGAGACGCATTCGGGGGGGCCTGCCATGATCTAAAAGCCAGTAGTTCTCTCCTTGAAGCCTGGGGACTttcagatgatgatgatgatgatgatgatgatgatggcgggGAGCAAACAACCAGTGTCCCTCAAGAGCAAGCAAGTGAATTTGTAGGTGGCCAgcctgctcccctctcccctccccttccagtAAGAGCCCTGCAGGACCCTCCTGGAGAGGAGAAATCTGAGGAAGGAGGAGCTGCTGAAAGTGAAGTGGCCAcggttttctcttttcctccatcaCCCTGGGAGTGTTGtccaggggaggaggaagaggaaggaggagctgTAAAGAAAGAAGCTGCCACAGCACCTgcttttcctttgtctccaggATCCAAGCCTAAAGCTCGGGGGTATTGtgcgggggaggaggagggtcaagcgacagaggaaaaaagaacagaaaataaagaagccaCAAAGAGCTCCATTTTCCCCTCATCTTCAGGCTTTCACGCCAGGACCTGGGAGCGTGGTTCAGGAGAGGAgtctgaggaggaagaagatgaaTTCAGTGACTCGGGAGCAGCTGAGGAGGGGGGAGAAGCTGAGGGTCCCTCTTCCATCCCATCCACAAATGCCTTCGTCAGGGCCTGGGTGTACCGGCCAGGAGAGGACacggaggaggacgaggaggaagaTGAATTCAGTGACTCGGGAGCAGCTGAGGAGGGGGGAGAAGCTGAGGGTCCCTCTTCCATCCCATCCACAAATGCCTTCGTCAGCGCCTGGGTGTATCGGCCAGGAGAGGacacggaggaggaggaggaagatgaattCAGTGACTCGGGAGCAGCTGAGGAGGGGGGAGAAGCTGAGGGTCCCTCTTCCATCCCATCCACAAATGCCTTCGTCAGGGCCTGGGTGTACCGGCCAGGAGAGGACacggaggaggacgaggaggaagaTGAATTCAGTGACTCGGGAGCAGCTGAGGAGGGGGGAGAAGCTGAGGGTCCCTCTTCCATCCCATCCACAAATGCCTTCGTCAGCGCCTGGGTGTACCGGCCAGGAGAGGACAcggaggacgaggaggaagaTGAATTCAGTGACTCGGGAGCAGCTGAGGAGGGGGGAGAAGCTGAGGGTCCCTCTTCCATCCCATCCACAAATGCCTTCGTCAGGGCCTGGGTGTACCGGCCAGGAGAGGACacggaggaggacgaggaggaagaTGAATTCAGTGACTCGGGAGCAGCTGAGGAGGGGGGAGAAGCTGAGGGTCCCTCTTCCATCCCATCCACAAATGCCTTCGTCAGGGCCTGGGTGTACCGGCCAGGAGAGGACacggaggaggacgaggaggaagaTGAATTCAGTGACTCGGGAGCagctgaggaggagggagaagctgAGGGTCCCTCTTCCATCCCGTCCACAAATACTTTCATCAGGGGTTGGGTGTATCGGCCAGGAGAGGacac agaagaggaagatgagaatgaggaggaggatgACTCAGAAGCCACTGACTCGGCGCTGAGTCCCTCCCTTCAGGCTCAGAGCGCCCTCCTCAGGGGCTGGATGTATCGGCTGGGAGAGgacacagaaggaagggaagttgCTAAGCAGCAGGGAGAAGCTGAGCCCCGCCCCTTCCGAGTGGCCATCTATTTACCTGGAGAAAGGCCACCACCTCCCTGGGCTCCCCCTCGGCTACCCGTCCGACTACAGAGGCGACTTAAGTCCACGGAAACCCCCACCCGGCGTCCTGACCCTGAGCCTCCGGTAAAGGCCAGAAAG GTCCGCTTCTCTGAGAAGGTCTCTGTCCATCTCCTGGCTGTCTGGGCAGGACCAGCCCGGGCCGCCCGCCGGGGACCCTGGGAGCAGCTAGCCCGAGATCGAAGCCGCTTCGCCCGTCGCATTGCTCAGGCCCAGGAGCAGCTGGGCCCCTGTCTCACCCCTGCTGCCCGGGCCAGGGCCTGGGCACGCTTTGGGAACTCTCCGCCTCCTCTGGCCACCACACCTGCTCCTACCCAGATCTTACCATTGTCCTCTGCCCAGGCCACAGCCTTGAGCCTTGTTACGGCATCTCCCTTcgcccctctgtccctgtctcccgGCTTGGACCTCAGTGGGAGGCGTGGCTAA
- the PPP1R15A gene encoding protein phosphatase 1 regulatory subunit 15A isoform X1 has translation MAPGQAPHQSAPWRGTHPFFLLSPLMGLLSRAWSHLRGPGPPEPWLLEPGARADQGEAGLEGAAQTFVGIHCAPEDRHFRGETGDDGAVEDAGDAFGGACHDLKASSSLLEAWGLSDDDDDDDDDDGGEQTTSVPQEQASEFVGGQPAPLSPPLPVRALQDPPGEEKSEEGGAAESEVATVFSFPPSPWECCPGEEEEEGGAVKKEAATAPAFPLSPGSKPKARGYCAGEEEGQATEEKRTENKEATKSSIFPSSSGFHARTWERGSGEESEEEEDEFSDSGAAEEGGEAEGPSSIPSTNAFVRAWVYRPGEDTEEDEEEDEFSDSGAAEEGGEAEGPSSIPSTNAFVSAWVYRPGEDTEEEEEDEFSDSGAAEEGGEAEGPSSIPSTNAFVRAWVYRPGEDTEEDEEEDEFSDSGAAEEGGEAEGPSSIPSTNAFVSAWVYRPGEDTEDEEEDEFSDSGAAEEGGEAEGPSSIPSTNAFVRAWVYRPGEDTEEDEEEDEFSDSGAAEEGGEAEGPSSIPSTNAFVRAWVYRPGEDTEEDEEEDEFSDSGAAEEEGEAEGPSSIPSTNTFIRGWVYRPGEDTEEEEEEEEFSDSGAAEEEGEAEAASSVPPTGTFLRAWVYRPGEDTEEEDENEEEDDSEATDSALSPSLQAQSALLRGWMYRLGEDTEGREVAKQQGEAEPRPFRVAIYLPGERPPPPWAPPRLPVRLQRRLKSTETPTRRPDPEPPVKARKVRFSEKVSVHLLAVWAGPARAARRGPWEQLARDRSRFARRIAQAQEQLGPCLTPAARARAWARFGNSPPPLATTPAPTQILPLSSAQATALSLVTASPFAPLSLSPGLDLSGRRG, from the exons ATGGCCCCAGGCCAAGCGCCCCATCAGTCTGCCCCCTGGAGGGGTACCCACCCCTTTTTCCTCCTGTCCCCGCTGATGGGCCTTCTCAGCAGGGCCTGGAGCCACCTGAGGGGCCCAGGACCTCCAGAACCCTGGCTGTTGGAACCAGGAGCCAGAGCCGATCAAGGAGAAGCTGGTCTGGAGGGAGCAGCTCAGACTTTTGTGGGCATCCACTGTGCCCCGGAGGACAGGCACTTTCGAGGGGAGACTGGAGACGATGGAGCAGTTGAGGACGCTGGAGACGCATTCGGGGGGGCCTGCCATGATCTAAAAGCCAGTAGTTCTCTCCTTGAAGCCTGGGGACTttcagatgatgatgatgatgatgatgatgatgatggcgggGAGCAAACAACCAGTGTCCCTCAAGAGCAAGCAAGTGAATTTGTAGGTGGCCAgcctgctcccctctcccctccccttccagtAAGAGCCCTGCAGGACCCTCCTGGAGAGGAGAAATCTGAGGAAGGAGGAGCTGCTGAAAGTGAAGTGGCCAcggttttctcttttcctccatcaCCCTGGGAGTGTTGtccaggggaggaggaagaggaaggaggagctgTAAAGAAAGAAGCTGCCACAGCACCTgcttttcctttgtctccaggATCCAAGCCTAAAGCTCGGGGGTATTGtgcgggggaggaggagggtcaagcgacagaggaaaaaagaacagaaaataaagaagccaCAAAGAGCTCCATTTTCCCCTCATCTTCAGGCTTTCACGCCAGGACCTGGGAGCGTGGTTCAGGAGAGGAgtctgaggaggaagaagatgaaTTCAGTGACTCGGGAGCAGCTGAGGAGGGGGGAGAAGCTGAGGGTCCCTCTTCCATCCCATCCACAAATGCCTTCGTCAGGGCCTGGGTGTACCGGCCAGGAGAGGACacggaggaggacgaggaggaagaTGAATTCAGTGACTCGGGAGCAGCTGAGGAGGGGGGAGAAGCTGAGGGTCCCTCTTCCATCCCATCCACAAATGCCTTCGTCAGCGCCTGGGTGTATCGGCCAGGAGAGGacacggaggaggaggaggaagatgaattCAGTGACTCGGGAGCAGCTGAGGAGGGGGGAGAAGCTGAGGGTCCCTCTTCCATCCCATCCACAAATGCCTTCGTCAGGGCCTGGGTGTACCGGCCAGGAGAGGACacggaggaggacgaggaggaagaTGAATTCAGTGACTCGGGAGCAGCTGAGGAGGGGGGAGAAGCTGAGGGTCCCTCTTCCATCCCATCCACAAATGCCTTCGTCAGCGCCTGGGTGTACCGGCCAGGAGAGGACAcggaggacgaggaggaagaTGAATTCAGTGACTCGGGAGCAGCTGAGGAGGGGGGAGAAGCTGAGGGTCCCTCTTCCATCCCATCCACAAATGCCTTCGTCAGGGCCTGGGTGTACCGGCCAGGAGAGGACacggaggaggacgaggaggaagaTGAATTCAGTGACTCGGGAGCAGCTGAGGAGGGGGGAGAAGCTGAGGGTCCCTCTTCCATCCCATCCACAAATGCCTTCGTCAGGGCCTGGGTGTACCGGCCAGGAGAGGACacggaggaggacgaggaggaagaTGAATTCAGTGACTCGGGAGCagctgaggaggagggagaagctgAGGGTCCCTCTTCCATCCCGTCCACAAATACTTTCATCAGGGGTTGGGTGTATCGGCCAGGAGAGGacacggaggaggaggaggaggaagaggagttcAGTGACTCAGGAGCagctgaggaggagggagaagctgAGGCTGCTTCTTCTGTCCCCCCAACAGGTACCTTCTTAAGGGCCTGGGTTTATCGGCCAGGAGAGGacacagaagaggaagatgagaatgaggaggaggatgACTCAGAAGCCACTGACTCGGCGCTGAGTCCCTCCCTTCAGGCTCAGAGCGCCCTCCTCAGGGGCTGGATGTATCGGCTGGGAGAGgacacagaaggaagggaagttgCTAAGCAGCAGGGAGAAGCTGAGCCCCGCCCCTTCCGAGTGGCCATCTATTTACCTGGAGAAAGGCCACCACCTCCCTGGGCTCCCCCTCGGCTACCCGTCCGACTACAGAGGCGACTTAAGTCCACGGAAACCCCCACCCGGCGTCCTGACCCTGAGCCTCCGGTAAAGGCCAGAAAG GTCCGCTTCTCTGAGAAGGTCTCTGTCCATCTCCTGGCTGTCTGGGCAGGACCAGCCCGGGCCGCCCGCCGGGGACCCTGGGAGCAGCTAGCCCGAGATCGAAGCCGCTTCGCCCGTCGCATTGCTCAGGCCCAGGAGCAGCTGGGCCCCTGTCTCACCCCTGCTGCCCGGGCCAGGGCCTGGGCACGCTTTGGGAACTCTCCGCCTCCTCTGGCCACCACACCTGCTCCTACCCAGATCTTACCATTGTCCTCTGCCCAGGCCACAGCCTTGAGCCTTGTTACGGCATCTCCCTTcgcccctctgtccctgtctcccgGCTTGGACCTCAGTGGGAGGCGTGGCTAA